In one Vulgatibacter incomptus genomic region, the following are encoded:
- a CDS encoding BlaI/MecI/CopY family transcriptional regulator produces MSTPNLPGGDLELAALGALWELGPASAREVHQRIGDPRGLVYTTTAKVLDRLHEKGLVSRRREGKAFVYRAAASREAIGKERARDVVRRLLGDEPRPAMAALIDAVETVDATLLDELGRLVAQKRERKENP; encoded by the coding sequence ATGAGCACTCCCAACCTCCCCGGAGGGGATCTCGAGCTCGCGGCCCTCGGTGCGCTGTGGGAGCTCGGGCCGGCTTCGGCTCGCGAAGTCCACCAGCGCATCGGCGATCCCCGAGGCCTCGTCTACACGACCACCGCAAAGGTCCTCGACCGGCTCCACGAGAAGGGCCTGGTGTCGCGTCGCCGCGAAGGAAAGGCGTTCGTCTACCGAGCGGCGGCGAGCCGAGAGGCGATCGGCAAGGAGCGGGCGCGCGACGTCGTGCGACGACTCCTGGGAGACGAGCCGAGGCCCGCAATGGCGGCGCTGATCGACGCGGTCGAGACCGTCGACGCGACTCTCCTCGACGAGCTCGGACGCTTGGTCGCGCAGAAGCGCGAGCGAAAGGAGAACCCGTGA
- a CDS encoding M56 family metallopeptidase, translating into MSPEPALISREMAGAVFALASGCLVWIACRLPFRAPRREASPETSAQVAERTSFRRLVLPMLPMAAAIFFLIGWAHTEPEQSDEIPPLSLTLAALLYGPVVVRAGIRAVRSALVRPEVSTAAAVGILRPRVVVSSEFLAGLDDEERDAVLAHEAAHVAGHDPLRLWIGQVIADLQWPLRAPALHLANWRHALGIARDEDARRAGSDGAALAAAVLKAAGYDAARSTSLAAIEGPGGALRDRVERLLAPVPTWTPPSKRLRIAWLASAALFVSLGSTVGDSIAEWLCGNLP; encoded by the coding sequence GTGAGCCCCGAGCCGGCCCTGATCAGCCGCGAGATGGCGGGGGCCGTCTTCGCGCTGGCCTCGGGATGTCTCGTCTGGATCGCGTGCCGGCTGCCCTTCCGGGCGCCTCGACGCGAAGCCTCCCCCGAAACGAGCGCTCAAGTCGCGGAGCGGACGAGCTTCCGAAGGCTGGTCCTGCCTATGCTGCCGATGGCAGCGGCCATCTTCTTCCTGATCGGCTGGGCACACACGGAGCCGGAGCAATCCGACGAGATTCCGCCGCTCTCGCTGACCCTCGCGGCCCTGCTCTATGGCCCGGTGGTCGTTCGCGCGGGGATCCGCGCCGTCCGGTCCGCTCTGGTTCGCCCCGAGGTTTCCACTGCGGCTGCGGTCGGGATCCTCCGGCCCCGCGTGGTCGTCTCCTCCGAATTCCTCGCCGGCCTCGACGACGAGGAACGCGACGCGGTGCTCGCCCACGAGGCGGCCCATGTCGCGGGCCACGACCCGCTTCGACTCTGGATCGGGCAAGTGATCGCCGATCTGCAATGGCCCCTTCGCGCTCCCGCGCTGCACCTCGCGAATTGGAGACATGCGCTCGGGATCGCCAGGGACGAGGACGCCAGGCGTGCCGGCTCGGACGGAGCCGCTCTCGCCGCCGCCGTGCTGAAGGCAGCGGGATACGACGCTGCCCGTTCGACTTCTCTCGCGGCAATCGAAGGACCGGGAGGCGCCTTGCGCGACCGGGTGGAGCGCTTGCTCGCCCCGGTCCCGACCTGGACTCCTCCTTCCAAACGTCTCCGCATTGCGTGGCTCGCCTCGGCGGCGCTCTTCGTCTCCCTGGGGAGCACCGTGGGAGATTCGATCGCCGAGTGGCTCTGCGGCAACCTGCCGTGA